One Bacteroidota bacterium genomic window carries:
- a CDS encoding DUF2147 domain-containing protein, translating into MKKLHLILAFIYTVSIQCVSAQNTSEGDKIIGVWEVGSGKARVKISKYGEKYAGKIVWLKEPNYPDGTPKIDKNNPNEKERSRPLLGYPMLLGFVYEGKDTYKEGTIYDPENGSNYNCEIKMTDENTLEVRGYIGVSLLGRTDIWKRLVIKQK; encoded by the coding sequence ATGAAAAAACTACATCTTATATTAGCATTCATTTACACAGTTTCTATTCAATGTGTATCTGCTCAAAATACTTCCGAAGGCGATAAAATTATAGGGGTTTGGGAAGTTGGCAGTGGAAAGGCCAGAGTAAAAATAAGTAAGTACGGAGAAAAATATGCGGGCAAAATAGTTTGGCTGAAAGAACCCAACTATCCGGATGGTACGCCTAAAATTGACAAAAACAATCCTAACGAAAAAGAACGAAGCCGCCCATTATTAGGCTATCCGATGTTATTGGGATTTGTATATGAAGGCAAAGACACCTACAAGGAGGGAACTATTTACGACCCGGAAAACGGAAGTAATTACAATTGCGAAATAAAAATGACAGACGAGAACACATTGGAAGTTAGAGGCTATATAGGTGTATCTCTGCTGGGCAGAACGGATATTTGGAAACGTTTAGTTATCAAACAGAAATAA